The region GATGGGTTGGATCGTGGGCCCCGCTTCTGCTCTTTGGGCGACTTTTGACTGACAGAGTTATGCGACAAATCCTGGGCCAAGGGCCAAAAGCGAACAACCAACAGCCGCACCAGCCATAAGTCAAAATTATCAACAAGATGGCCAGGCCAGGAGCAGGACCAAATCAGGACCAGACCAGAGGAACCAGGACCTCCAGCCAGTCGGCCTGTCACGCACGTAGGCCACGCAACATTGCGAAAAATATGTCTTTGATGTCATAAATCAATTACGAGTGGGATTGCCGCCACGTTGCCAGCAAGTTTCGAGCCCAGGACCGCCAGGATACGACAGGATACGCCAGGATTTGCGCCTTCGTGGCGAGCAACTCGTTAGAGGTGACTCCCCTTGCAGAGACTTTCCCCCTCGCGTCGTAGCTTTTAAGTCTCGAGTTTAAAACGTGACTAAATTGAGGCAACGAAAAGTTCTGCGACTGCCAGGGTAGCAAATTAAGTGGAGCAAATGAAGCGCATGAATTCCGTCAACTGTTTTGGACCCCACCTCCTAATAACACCCTTGAAGTGGGTACTTGGAAAAAAAGTTACATTTGtaggaaaattttaaaattttcacttatttttgtatattatattgaTAACttctaacatttttaaacgAGAGTTATTAAGATTGAATTAGATTTACTTCAGAgtataaatatatctaaaagtatgcaatgaaaaaACGAACGGATCTATATCAACGGACTTCTGCATTGACAATttattgtagcatacttttggatACCGCTGCATTtaacatataataaaaaattcttttggaatcttttctcgttttttatgtttaatataaaatggCTATTTCCAAAACATTTCTCCAAGTGCCTTTCACCTTGCCTAACTCCGCTCCCCGAGCCTTTTGTTCCGTAATTATGTCGCACACATGGCCGCCGCAGGAGCAGGGAGATTCATCACCTCGAGTCCTGTCGAGTGCCAAATGTCAACGTGACATGTGTGAGGATAGCGGGGAGTGGGATCCGCAGGAGGCCTGTGTTAGTTTATCAAACATAATTAAGAAGTTCTCCGAGGGGAAGGACGGGCCATGGAGAATAAACAgaagtttaattattttgcgAGTTGCCTCGGGGCAATGGCGATTGAGCCAAGGGCTCACCTTTTGACTTATGATGTATTGCGTTCCGTACGACAGCTGACAGATGACAGCTCACCTCTTGACAAATAGAGAGGCAGTCGGAAAGGATTCCTCAACTCTTAAAGCTGGGCCCAGAGAACTTTCTTAAAGAGAACTCCTGCCCCCACTAATTACTGAAAGTTGAGAAACAAGTTTTCCAGTACATTTGCATAAATCAAACAATTAGTCACGCCGTCTATAAAGAGTAATTCGAATGCCGGAGTGGTCCCAACTATTCCCAGCCCAAAAACTACTGCTGTCCACTGCCAGGACTCTTCTTATTTTGGTCCTTAATGTGTCCCCGCGGTGTTGTTTGGATGCTTGAGCCTCGTCTTACAAGGTTTCCGCCTGCAAGGAGTCCTGGGGAAGGTGTCCTGCCGGATTCCTCCTCTAATTTATGCGACATTTGCTAGTTTGCCGTTTTGCCATAATAACTTCTAATTCACCTAACCCGACTTTCGACCCTTTTCGGGCTGCTCGTGCGGAGTCGCACTCGAGGCGGAAGCCTCAACCACTCAGCACTCGGAGAAGCACTAATTTATGGTTTTGGGCATTGAAATTTATGGACAAAAAGCcgaacaaaaatacaaaatactcgTATTTGTTTCAAAATATAACGGCCGGCCCAAGGTGACAGCCACTGAAAAAGTTCTGGTGGCTTAGATTGGGTCGAAGATGAAATGCTCTATAAGAAAAGTGTACCTCTATTATTGTCttgttctaaaaaatatttattttagtaaaaatgCTTAATGCAATACAAACCCATTCATGTATCACCAGGAAAGTAGGAAGCAAAGAAGCAACTTTGAAGTCAAACATGaatggcttttaaaaataactttttcaaACTCTTTGTATCGCCCCAAATAAGTTGTATCAATCTCGAACCGATTCCAATGCATGCTAATTAAACTGGACTTTTACCACCTCTGATTAATCACGAAGTTCAGTAACCTTTTCTTATATCGAGGGTATGGAGAACAAATGCGGAACTTGTCGAATAAATTACATAAGCCGCTCAGTATCTTTTGCTCCTCGGATTCTTTGTGGCTCTCTGGAAAGTTCGCTGCACTGGCGACTCACTATATAGTATATGTGTTTATCCCCACGCCCCCTTCGAAAGGCCCACCTCGTCGTCTTATAAATTGTGCAACGTTTAGTGTGACTCGTTCTAAAGCGGAAAACTCGTTTACAAGCCTCCAAAAGAACCAGAGTTTGTTAGCCGTGCTTTAATTTAGCACTTTTTATTAGCAAGTATAAGCGTCACACCTGGTTCTGCCGTCTGCACTTTGAGAAAAGTTGGGAGTGTTGAGATGGTTAAGGTTTATTTTCCATAGTATTCTTCAatcagatatttttaaggggttAGTAATGGGTATTTAACATTAATAATGCAATAGTTTTACCTGATGAAGTTCGTTATTATGCTTGAGCTTGCCAATTTTTTGCTGTGCTTGGTACTAGATTTTTACCATGTTCTCGCTTCTGGCCGCTTTCGCCCGCCCATCGTATTTGGTAATCAGCGGCAGAGGCAGCAACAATGCGATGGCCAAGTTCAGTGGCCTCCAAGTGTGTTGAAACTGTTTTGGCCAGCTTTTTGTGATTGGGATATGATTTGTGTTCTTATGTGTCTGGCCACTTGATTGCCTAGCAGAAAACTGGGTTAAGCGTGGTCAGGTAGATCCCGAGATCCGAAGATTGCCAAATTTCGGAGCTCTTTGAGGCTGTGAGGCAATCCACATCCCGTTTTCAAGCGattcggggaaacaatttccACACACTGTAAAAACTACGATAAGTACAAGAAAATGCAATTAACCGGCCAGAAAATCAAATGTCAATCACGTAGTTTGTTGCTGTTCAAAGAAACCTGTTGGCTCTCTAACATTTCAATGACtttgaacttttgtttgcgCTGGTTTCTGTGAGCTGTTTTTTTGTGTAGCATTTACATATTGATTGTTGGCTTGACCCATTTGCCTGGGCCCTCGAGAGCGGCCCACGCCACTTCCACTTTCGTTGGCTTTCTTTGTGATCGGGGCTTGATCAAACACAAAGCCCCTCCTCTGGAGGCCCCCTCTTGGGGAGCGTATCTCCGACGTTTTCCTAACCAGTTTGGCGCTTCGTTCTCGCCGGTTCTCGGGCTCTGGCTTTCATAAAAAGTCTTTGGCCAACTTTCTTGGGCTTCATTCGCGCTCGTCGTCACCATGAAAGCGGTTCTCTGCGCGATTTTTGTCACTTTGCTGGCCACTTTGGGCCGGGGTCTGCCCACCACCCAGCTGGAGGAAGAGGGCAAGGGCCAGGGATCCTTTGCCGGTAGGGTTTCCCAGCTGATTGCCCTGCAGCTGCTCAAGTTCAACAAGGACATCGATGCCAACCAGGTGCACTCCCCGCTGGGAGTGGCCTCCATCCTGGCCGTTCTGGCAGAGGCTTCCGAGGGCGACACCTACTCGGAGTTCCAGCAGGTCTTCGGCTATCCCAAGGATCGCACTCAGCTGAGGGAGGTCTACAAGAGGGTCCTGGGAAGCTACCAGAACAGGGATGCCGCCGTCGCCCTGCCCTCTTTCCAGACCTGGCTGTACATCTACCGGAACAACAGTGCCAGGGAGGAGTTCAAGGATCTGCTCGAGAAGCACTACTACGTGGATGTGAAGGATATTAACAGGCAGCAGTACGATTGGAACGAGCCCAACACCTCGTTGCAGCTCTCCGAGGAGAAGGACAACGCGGACTCCACCGAGGGAAGCACCGAGCAGAGCAACAGCAAGGATGTGATTGGATTCGAGACCCTCAAAAGGATCAACCTGGACGACGAGGACATCCCCGCCGTTCCGGCTGATGGCTATGGCCAGGAAGTCATCGACAAAGAGGCCTCAAAGTTCGATCGCGACATAGACGACAAGCAGTATGTGGAAAAACCAGTTGCCCAGGCCGAGGCAGAGCTGCTGCAAAAAGAACAGGCCACCACCACAGAATCGGAGTTGGAGTCCCAGCCCGAGGAAACCACCACTCTGGCTGtggaaaaacaggaaaaaccAGACATGGCAGCCGAGGAAAACCCAGCCGAGAAGCTGCAGAACAAGCGCAGCGACCAGGAGGAGAGCCAGATCAAGAACCTGGAGGAGAACGAGACGGTGCAGGAGGCGGAGAAGCTGGCCAAGATCAACGCGACTCCCGCGGTGACCGCCGGTGAACCCGAGAAGGTGCGCCTGCCCCTCCAGAAGCTGGAAAACGCCGTCAAGTCGGCGACCAAGGATGGAGCCGATGAAATCATGCTCGCCCTGGAGTCGCACTTGGCCTCTGTCAGTCGGGTGAGTTGAATTCCTTATGCAGATAtgccaaaatttaattgagaAAAGGTTTTAGAAAGCAATATGTGATACACTGCATATAAATCAGTTAGATTAATAAGTTTTTAGAAGCGAGAATAGTATTTATAATGCAAAAGAATATAGTTGTTTAAGAACAATTTcacaaaaaatcgaaaatatgaTTAAATTTCACAAAACCATGAACAATTTATCATAATAgtagaataataaaatagagctttcaaactaacattttttaatatttttcaggtCTATGGTGCCCGGAGTCTGTTCCACCAGGACGACATCGCCTCCGCCCTGAGTGCCAACTCTATCACGGGTCGCTCTGCGGGATCCAAGTCCAAGATGCTGC is a window of Drosophila biarmipes strain raj3 chromosome 3R, RU_DBia_V1.1, whole genome shotgun sequence DNA encoding:
- the LOC108025070 gene encoding uncharacterized protein LOC108025070 — encoded protein: MKAVLCAIFVTLLATLGRGLPTTQLEEEGKGQGSFAGRVSQLIALQLLKFNKDIDANQVHSPLGVASILAVLAEASEGDTYSEFQQVFGYPKDRTQLREVYKRVLGSYQNRDAAVALPSFQTWLYIYRNNSAREEFKDLLEKHYYVDVKDINRQQYDWNEPNTSLQLSEEKDNADSTEGSTEQSNSKDVIGFETLKRINLDDEDIPAVPADGYGQEVIDKEASKFDRDIDDKQYVEKPVAQAEAELLQKEQATTTESELESQPEETTTLAVEKQEKPDMAAEENPAEKLQNKRSDQEESQIKNLEENETVQEAEKLAKINATPAVTAGEPEKVRLPLQKLENAVKSATKDGADEIMLALESHLASVSRVYGARSLFHQDDIASALSANSITGRSAGSKSKMLLFNGLYYRGSWKTPFFQLRDGSDEFFFMTNEDAMKAPMMHARGKFQVADLPQVKARVLSLPYETSRYALCIVLPDETEGLSDVIAQLQPSDFLLAKKQFQEKNLHVSLPKFQVEETSRSEAMLKQMGLKKVFSRTEAQLGLLSEDPDVHVDEIVQFVNVRVDEGGSSANSLSAANAQARSPTPSVESTVLPVPEPEPEQPGVERFEINRPFAYFVVDCQEKFVLASGKVYTPEFKEDLPSVSVEVELEQS